A single region of the Mus caroli chromosome 16, CAROLI_EIJ_v1.1, whole genome shotgun sequence genome encodes:
- the LOC110311173 gene encoding keratin-associated protein 24-1: protein MSLRGYPRLCSATSHRNHCYIPVTPSITVCSDDVNPTFGPYLPSSYQGNLWLLDHCQDSYCEASFCDSPSCVLKTCAPRCDPTDSSVPCNSPSANQVVSDCETTNTRSRPSCSPCTGTKGYVSNCTTATRSASKACQTLQNGSRCIGQFNSFPKNLQAPHHCILGSNGYRSYGNFGFITNGFSPSCYTISSYHPCSYLTRYCQYPNYVPSSFPYRSYLCRNFQSLCRIPSTFPPLRYLCSSNRPLHCY, encoded by the coding sequence ATGTCTCTTCGGGGCTATCCTAGGCTTTGCAGTGCTACATCCCATAGAAACCACTGCTACATCCCCGTGACGCCTTCCATCACAGTCTGCTCAGATGATGTAAACCCTACCTTTGGACCTTACTTACCCAGCAGCTACCAAGGCAATCTCTGGCTTCTGGACCATTGCCAAGACTCCTACTGTGAAGCATCATTCTGTGACTCTCCCAGCTGTGTGCTCAAGACTTGCGCTCCAAGGTGTGATCCCACAGACTCCAGTGTGCCTTGCAATTCCCCGTCTGCAAATCAAGTTGTTAGTGACTGCGAAACTACCAACACCAGATCCAGACCCAGCTGCAGTCCCTGTACTGGGACCAAAGGGTATGTATCCAACTGCACCACGGCTACTCGATCTGCATCTAAAGCCTGTCAGACTCTTCAAAATGGCTCCCGCTGCATAGGGCAATTTAATTCCTTCCCCAAGAATCTTCAGGCCCCACACCACTGTATTCTGGGCAGCAATGGATATAGAAGCTATGGAAATTTTGGATTCATCACCAATGGCTTCTCTCCATCTTGCTACACTATCAGTAGCTACCATCCCTGCAGTTACCTAACGAGATATTGCCAGTATCCAAATTACGTGCCTTCAAGCTTCCCATACCGGAGCTACTTATGTAGAAATTTTCAGTCTCTGTGCCGTATACCTAGTACATTCCCACCTCTGAGATATTTATGCAGCAGTAACAGACCTCTGCATTGCTACTGA
- the LOC110311172 gene encoding keratin-associated protein 26-1-like: MSNNCCSEVHSSSSCRNSSHVPVTSPVISGVCSTETRGKDAPCSPTSSQGSNTPRDNCQEPCGEPRSCQSTSCNRSTGSPSVCSPITSGISGSQEGTSCLPNTPRHSSFGRPAFCRQPMSCYVPSYLSDGCQPLGYVTYGRPPWRNLTYGSQPFSCMPGCYGSTSYNYSSFQPYSSSLSGWHYHY; this comes from the coding sequence ATGTCTAATAACTGCTGCTCAGAAGTCCACAGCTCTTCGTCTTGTAGGAATTCTAGTCATGTTCCTGTCACCTCACCTGTCATCAGTGGTGTCTGCTCCACTGAGACAAGGGGTAAAGATGCCCCTTGCTCTCCTACTAGCAGCCAGGGCAGCAACACCCCACGTGACAACTGTCAAGAGCCCTGCGGTGAACCCAGGAGTTGCCAATCAACCAGCTGCAACAGGAGCACTGGCAGCCCTTCAGTCTGCTCTCCGATTACTTCAGGGATATCTGGATCCCAGGAAGGAACTAGCTGTCTTCCCAACACGCCCCGCCATTCCAGCTTTGGCCGTCCAGCATTCTGTAGACAGCCTATGAGTTGCTACGTTCCAAGTTACCTATCTGATGGATGCCAACCCTTGGGCTATGTGACCTATGGCCGTCCACCATGGAGAAACCTGACCTACGGGAGCCAGCCTTTCAGCTGCATGCCTGGCTGCTACGGGTCCACAAGCTATAATTACAGCAGCTTTCAGCCCTACTCCTCTTCCTTGAGTGGTTGGCATTATCATTACTAA